In Larimichthys crocea isolate SSNF chromosome VI, L_crocea_2.0, whole genome shotgun sequence, one genomic interval encodes:
- the senp6a gene encoding sentrin-specific protease 6 isoform X1, which translates to MAHNRRFFFEALDRSETRRDGGFKHNWSYSLSGDSEEERRHDASVVSTEEMDRQQPTSPEEKKSPTPRHFTSSDPLRTYENRPNNHMRPLSKLAPKRLSEVPLTVATSSPIPNRTNYFIISPAPSQGLVLQGRHFQHAQMPSAIRKPVQSSLDLKERNDFSTTQKAVEVDSIVLTCPEIPDEQTLNIKRRVQQKRKPLEDCCSFPSQVKAAEPLRPTVYHSVCVKCNKPSEDGNKCQNCGNGVALLPCQQATLSSPTPRPPIRSQPSPGPNSLQQNFYKPVTTMRAPRGETLPVRIVSTRGTLPPLNNVRSPLLAGTSSCCGARNPPKGKRTTAQQHELNDPIVLSSDDEEEEADNASTGSVNRLDSVSPRPADSAHSSPAPSGGRVEAAVKSAGEQQQEELNTEFFEDVSMKITLPRRARMKDQFGNQPPEQFSPRTKKPKFMSSKCDSIILECRSVRVGTVRRMVTKPVIFSIDHIQLETEGPEQNTVEKVCLQSSELISCEWCSVRKLPVLFFQTTPEECVRLRTQLNMSKEAGGQWYDCAGDQSDEKYIVLIFENGLAMKEQMILEDILGEIGRNNNLIHFPAKLPFEEANIRLVNYNKATKQKEQKEKPIQAPPKITHVSPVTKVAPVNKVSQVTQVSPVAMPVRTRMATRQQTSSYFEDEDEDMTDLQPTFSGPIIKLMVYPPPPAKGGISVTNEDLHCLNDGEFLNDVIIDFYLKYLVLEKLKKEDAQRIHVFSSFFYKRLNQRERRNVPDTTNLPIQKRKHNRVKTWTRHVDLFQKDFIFVPINESAHWYLAVICFPGLKGPVYEQNPLCQDPFPASTSASDPSSEENIPDHCRPLSPDRDGLDSSSEDPSPGVPEVSAEVQTDLDPAKENAAFTEAGQDPANISRVSGNGQGDEKQYTSELHRISVCYSSGKGDDDTFTFSDDQSSGQDDCSEDGTLAEDSLSSDAAAAAALASKQNLCKQPCILIMDSLRGPARSTVVKTLREYLEVEWEVRKGTQQSFGKDVMKGSSPRVPQQDNFSDCGVYILQYVESFFENPIPSFHLPVNLSDWFPQQRMKTKREEIKELILKIQEQQEMDKKESDRVEAPPSSPEEPEIEETSGSTGRPPNLPISP; encoded by the exons TCTCCCACTCCTAGGCACTTCACTTCCTCCGATCCCCTGAGAACGTATGAAAACCGGCCAAATAACCACATGAGGCCTCTGAGCAAGCTGGCACCCAAACGGCTCAG CGAGGTCCCTCTCACAGTAGCAACGTCGTCCCCCATCCCCAACAGAACCAACTATTTCATCATCAGTCCGGCACCTTCACAAGGACTCGTGTTACAAGGGCGACACTTTCAGCACGCACAGATGCCCTCTGCAATAAGGAAACCAGTccaaag CAGCCTCGATCTGAAGGAAAG AAATGATTTCTCCACCACACAGAAAGCTGTAGAAGTGGACAGCATCGTCCTCACCTGTCCAGAGATTCCAG ATGAGCAGACCCTGAACATAAAGCGTCGCGTCCAGCAGAAGAGGAAACCGCTAGAGGACTGCTGTAGTTTCCCGTCGCAGGTCAAAGCCGCTGAG CCTCTCCGGCCGACGGTCTACCACTCGGTGTGCGTCAAGTGCAACAAGCCGAGCGAGGACGGCAACAAGTGTCAGAACTGTGGGAACGGCGTGGCGTTGCTGCCCTGTCAGCAGGCCACGCTCTCGTCCCCGACCCCCAGACCCCCAATCCGATCCCAGCCCTCCCCCGGACCAAACAGCCTGCAACAGAACTTCTACAAACCGGTCACGACCATGAGGGCGCCCCGCGGGGAGACTCTGCCGGTACGGATCGTGAGCACCAGAGGAACCCTGCCACCTCTAAACAACGTCAGGTCCCCCTTGTTAGCCGGGACGTCGAGCTGCTGCGGAGCCAGAAACCCGCCGAAAGGGAAGAGGACGACGGCCCAGCAGCACGAGCTCAACGACCCCA tTGTCCTGTCCAGTgacgacgaggaggaagaggctgaCAACGCCAGCACGGGAAGCGTCAACCGGCTGGACAGTGTTTCCCCGCGACCCGCAGACTCCGCTCACTCCTCGCCGGCGCCCTCCGGAGGCCGAGTGGAGGCTGCGGTGAAGAGTGccggagagcagcagcaggaggagctgaacACCGAATTCTTTGAAGACGTCAGCATGAAGATCACGTTACCGCGGAGAGCCCGGATGAAGGATCAG TTTGGAAATCAACCTCCTGAGCAGTTTTCACCGAGGACAAAGAAACCCAAGTTCATGTCTAGTAAGTGTGACAGCATCATCCTGGAGTGTCGGAGCGTCAGAGTGGGAACTGTTCGCAGGATGGTGACGAAGCCCGTCATC TTTTCCATTGATCACATCCAGCTGGAGACAGAAG GTCCGGAGCAGAACACCGTCGAGAAGGTTTGTCTTCAGTCGTCGGAGCTGATCAGCTGCGAGTGGTGCAGCGTCCGGAAACTTCCGGTCTTGTTCTTCCAGACGACTCCGGAGGAGTGCGTCCGCCTTCGAACGCAGCTCAACATGTCCAAAGAGGCGGGAGGCCAGTGGTACGACTGTGCCGGGGACC AGTCGGATGAGAAGTACATCGTGTTGATCTTCGAGAACGGGCTGGCGATGAAGGAGCAGATGATCCTGGAGGACATTCTGGGCGAGATCGGCAGGAACAACAACCTCATCCACTTCCCCGCCAAGCTGCCCTTCGAGGAGGCCAACATCCGCCTGGTCAACTACAACAAGGCCACGAAACAGAAGGAGCAGAAG gagaaaCCGATACAAGCGCCTCCCAAAATCACCCACGTCTCCCCGGTTACCAAGGTCGCCCCGGTCAACAAGGTCTCTCAGGTCACGCAGGTCTCCCCGGTCGCCATGCCCGTTCGCACACGGATGGCCACCCGCCAGCAGACCAGCTCCTACTTtgaggatgaagacgaggacATGACCGACCTCCAGCCCACCTTCTCCGGACCAATCATCAA ATTAATGGTgtaccctcctcctccagccaaAGGTGGCATATCGGTCACCAACGAAGACCTCCACTGCCTTAATGATGGAGAATTCCTTAACGATGTTATCAtagacttttatttaaa ATATTTAGTTTTAGAGAAATTGAAAAAAGAAGATGCACAAAGAATCCACGTCTTCAGTTCCTTCTTCTACAAGAGACTAAACCAGAGAGAGCGGAGGAACGTCCCAGACACAACAAACCTGCC aatCCAGAAAAGGAAGCACAACAGGGTCAAGACGTGGACTCGGCACGTGGATCTGTTCCAGAAGGACTTCATTTTTGTTCCCATCAACGAGTC GGCTCACTGGTACTTGGCCGTCATCTGCTTCCCGGGCCTCAAGGGTCCGGTGTACGAGCAGAACCCGCTGTGCCAAGACCCGTTTCCAGCCTCCACCTCGGCTTCAGATCCCTCATCGGAGGAGAACATCCCGGACCACTGTCGTCCTCTGTCCCCGGACAGAGATGGGCTCGACAGCTCTTCGGAAGATCCGTCCCCCGGCGTCCCCGAGGTGTCTGCAGAGGTTCAGACTGATCTGGACCCCGCCAAGGAGAACGCAGCCTTCACTGAGGCAGGTCAAGATCCTGCAAACATCTCGAGAGTGTCCGGCAACGGCCAGGGCGATGAGAAGCAGTACACAA gcgAGTTGCACAGAATCAGCGTCTGCTACAGTTCAGGAAAAGGAGACGACGACACCTTCACCTTCTCCGACGACCAAAGCTCCGGTCAG GATGACTGCAGTGAGGACGGGACTCTGGCTGAAGACTCGCTCAGCtctgacgctgctgctgctgctgctttggccTCCAAACAAAACCTCTGCAAACA GCCTTGTATCCTCATCATGGACTCCCTGAGAGGTCCGGCCAGGTCGACTGTGGTGAAGACTCTGAGAGA GTACCTGGAGGTGGAGTGGGAGGTGCGTAAAGGGACTCAGCAGAGTTTTGGGAAGGATGTGATGAAGGGCTCGAGCCCACGCGTGCCTCAGCAGGATAACTTCAGCGACTGTGGAGTTTACATCCTGCAGTATGTGGAGAGCTTCTTCGAG AATCCCATCCCCAGTTTCCACCTGCCCGTCAACCTGTCCGACTGGTTTCCGCAGCAACGGATGAAGACGAAGCGCGAGGAGATCAAGGAGCTCATCCTGAAGATCCAGGAGCAACAAGAAATGGACAAGAAGGAGTCCGACCGGGTCGAGGCTCCGCCCAGCTCTCCTGAAGAGCCCGAGATTGAAGAGACTTCTGGGTCGACGGGCCGGCCGCCAAACCTACCCATCAGCCCCTGA
- the senp6a gene encoding sentrin-specific protease 6 isoform X4 produces MDRQQPTSPEEKKSPTPRHFTSSDPLRTYENRPNNHMRPLSKLAPKRLSEVPLTVATSSPIPNRTNYFIISPAPSQGLVLQGRHFQHAQMPSAIRKPVQSSLDLKERNDFSTTQKAVEVDSIVLTCPEIPDEQTLNIKRRVQQKRKPLEDCCSFPSQVKAAEPLRPTVYHSVCVKCNKPSEDGNKCQNCGNGVALLPCQQATLSSPTPRPPIRSQPSPGPNSLQQNFYKPVTTMRAPRGETLPVRIVSTRGTLPPLNNVRSPLLAGTSSCCGARNPPKGKRTTAQQHELNDPIVLSSDDEEEEADNASTGSVNRLDSVSPRPADSAHSSPAPSGGRVEAAVKSAGEQQQEELNTEFFEDVSMKITLPRRARMKDQFGNQPPEQFSPRTKKPKFMSSKCDSIILECRSVRVGTVRRMVTKPVIFSIDHIQLETEGPEQNTVEKVCLQSSELISCEWCSVRKLPVLFFQTTPEECVRLRTQLNMSKEAGGQWYDCAGDQSDEKYIVLIFENGLAMKEQMILEDILGEIGRNNNLIHFPAKLPFEEANIRLVNYNKATKQKEQKEKPIQAPPKITHVSPVTKVAPVNKVSQVTQVSPVAMPVRTRMATRQQTSSYFEDEDEDMTDLQPTFSGPIIKLMVYPPPPAKGGISVTNEDLHCLNDGEFLNDVIIDFYLKYLVLEKLKKEDAQRIHVFSSFFYKRLNQRERRNVPDTTNLPIQKRKHNRVKTWTRHVDLFQKDFIFVPINESAHWYLAVICFPGLKGPVYEQNPLCQDPFPASTSASDPSSEENIPDHCRPLSPDRDGLDSSSEDPSPGVPEVSAEVQTDLDPAKENAAFTEAGQDPANISRVSGNGQGDEKQYTSELHRISVCYSSGKGDDDTFTFSDDQSSGQDDCSEDGTLAEDSLSSDAAAAAALASKQNLCKQPCILIMDSLRGPARSTVVKTLREYLEVEWEVRKGTQQSFGKDVMKGSSPRVPQQDNFSDCGVYILQYVESFFENPIPSFHLPVNLSDWFPQQRMKTKREEIKELILKIQEQQEMDKKESDRVEAPPSSPEEPEIEETSGSTGRPPNLPISP; encoded by the exons TCTCCCACTCCTAGGCACTTCACTTCCTCCGATCCCCTGAGAACGTATGAAAACCGGCCAAATAACCACATGAGGCCTCTGAGCAAGCTGGCACCCAAACGGCTCAG CGAGGTCCCTCTCACAGTAGCAACGTCGTCCCCCATCCCCAACAGAACCAACTATTTCATCATCAGTCCGGCACCTTCACAAGGACTCGTGTTACAAGGGCGACACTTTCAGCACGCACAGATGCCCTCTGCAATAAGGAAACCAGTccaaag CAGCCTCGATCTGAAGGAAAG AAATGATTTCTCCACCACACAGAAAGCTGTAGAAGTGGACAGCATCGTCCTCACCTGTCCAGAGATTCCAG ATGAGCAGACCCTGAACATAAAGCGTCGCGTCCAGCAGAAGAGGAAACCGCTAGAGGACTGCTGTAGTTTCCCGTCGCAGGTCAAAGCCGCTGAG CCTCTCCGGCCGACGGTCTACCACTCGGTGTGCGTCAAGTGCAACAAGCCGAGCGAGGACGGCAACAAGTGTCAGAACTGTGGGAACGGCGTGGCGTTGCTGCCCTGTCAGCAGGCCACGCTCTCGTCCCCGACCCCCAGACCCCCAATCCGATCCCAGCCCTCCCCCGGACCAAACAGCCTGCAACAGAACTTCTACAAACCGGTCACGACCATGAGGGCGCCCCGCGGGGAGACTCTGCCGGTACGGATCGTGAGCACCAGAGGAACCCTGCCACCTCTAAACAACGTCAGGTCCCCCTTGTTAGCCGGGACGTCGAGCTGCTGCGGAGCCAGAAACCCGCCGAAAGGGAAGAGGACGACGGCCCAGCAGCACGAGCTCAACGACCCCA tTGTCCTGTCCAGTgacgacgaggaggaagaggctgaCAACGCCAGCACGGGAAGCGTCAACCGGCTGGACAGTGTTTCCCCGCGACCCGCAGACTCCGCTCACTCCTCGCCGGCGCCCTCCGGAGGCCGAGTGGAGGCTGCGGTGAAGAGTGccggagagcagcagcaggaggagctgaacACCGAATTCTTTGAAGACGTCAGCATGAAGATCACGTTACCGCGGAGAGCCCGGATGAAGGATCAG TTTGGAAATCAACCTCCTGAGCAGTTTTCACCGAGGACAAAGAAACCCAAGTTCATGTCTAGTAAGTGTGACAGCATCATCCTGGAGTGTCGGAGCGTCAGAGTGGGAACTGTTCGCAGGATGGTGACGAAGCCCGTCATC TTTTCCATTGATCACATCCAGCTGGAGACAGAAG GTCCGGAGCAGAACACCGTCGAGAAGGTTTGTCTTCAGTCGTCGGAGCTGATCAGCTGCGAGTGGTGCAGCGTCCGGAAACTTCCGGTCTTGTTCTTCCAGACGACTCCGGAGGAGTGCGTCCGCCTTCGAACGCAGCTCAACATGTCCAAAGAGGCGGGAGGCCAGTGGTACGACTGTGCCGGGGACC AGTCGGATGAGAAGTACATCGTGTTGATCTTCGAGAACGGGCTGGCGATGAAGGAGCAGATGATCCTGGAGGACATTCTGGGCGAGATCGGCAGGAACAACAACCTCATCCACTTCCCCGCCAAGCTGCCCTTCGAGGAGGCCAACATCCGCCTGGTCAACTACAACAAGGCCACGAAACAGAAGGAGCAGAAG gagaaaCCGATACAAGCGCCTCCCAAAATCACCCACGTCTCCCCGGTTACCAAGGTCGCCCCGGTCAACAAGGTCTCTCAGGTCACGCAGGTCTCCCCGGTCGCCATGCCCGTTCGCACACGGATGGCCACCCGCCAGCAGACCAGCTCCTACTTtgaggatgaagacgaggacATGACCGACCTCCAGCCCACCTTCTCCGGACCAATCATCAA ATTAATGGTgtaccctcctcctccagccaaAGGTGGCATATCGGTCACCAACGAAGACCTCCACTGCCTTAATGATGGAGAATTCCTTAACGATGTTATCAtagacttttatttaaa ATATTTAGTTTTAGAGAAATTGAAAAAAGAAGATGCACAAAGAATCCACGTCTTCAGTTCCTTCTTCTACAAGAGACTAAACCAGAGAGAGCGGAGGAACGTCCCAGACACAACAAACCTGCC aatCCAGAAAAGGAAGCACAACAGGGTCAAGACGTGGACTCGGCACGTGGATCTGTTCCAGAAGGACTTCATTTTTGTTCCCATCAACGAGTC GGCTCACTGGTACTTGGCCGTCATCTGCTTCCCGGGCCTCAAGGGTCCGGTGTACGAGCAGAACCCGCTGTGCCAAGACCCGTTTCCAGCCTCCACCTCGGCTTCAGATCCCTCATCGGAGGAGAACATCCCGGACCACTGTCGTCCTCTGTCCCCGGACAGAGATGGGCTCGACAGCTCTTCGGAAGATCCGTCCCCCGGCGTCCCCGAGGTGTCTGCAGAGGTTCAGACTGATCTGGACCCCGCCAAGGAGAACGCAGCCTTCACTGAGGCAGGTCAAGATCCTGCAAACATCTCGAGAGTGTCCGGCAACGGCCAGGGCGATGAGAAGCAGTACACAA gcgAGTTGCACAGAATCAGCGTCTGCTACAGTTCAGGAAAAGGAGACGACGACACCTTCACCTTCTCCGACGACCAAAGCTCCGGTCAG GATGACTGCAGTGAGGACGGGACTCTGGCTGAAGACTCGCTCAGCtctgacgctgctgctgctgctgctttggccTCCAAACAAAACCTCTGCAAACA GCCTTGTATCCTCATCATGGACTCCCTGAGAGGTCCGGCCAGGTCGACTGTGGTGAAGACTCTGAGAGA GTACCTGGAGGTGGAGTGGGAGGTGCGTAAAGGGACTCAGCAGAGTTTTGGGAAGGATGTGATGAAGGGCTCGAGCCCACGCGTGCCTCAGCAGGATAACTTCAGCGACTGTGGAGTTTACATCCTGCAGTATGTGGAGAGCTTCTTCGAG AATCCCATCCCCAGTTTCCACCTGCCCGTCAACCTGTCCGACTGGTTTCCGCAGCAACGGATGAAGACGAAGCGCGAGGAGATCAAGGAGCTCATCCTGAAGATCCAGGAGCAACAAGAAATGGACAAGAAGGAGTCCGACCGGGTCGAGGCTCCGCCCAGCTCTCCTGAAGAGCCCGAGATTGAAGAGACTTCTGGGTCGACGGGCCGGCCGCCAAACCTACCCATCAGCCCCTGA
- the senp6a gene encoding sentrin-specific protease 6 isoform X2 encodes MAHNRRFFFEALDRSETRRDGGFKHNWSYSLSGDSEEERRHDASVVSTEEMDRQQPTSPEEKKSPTPRHFTSSDPLRTYENRPNNHMRPLSKLAPKRLSEVPLTVATSSPIPNRTNYFIISPAPSQGLVLQGRHFQHAQMPSAIRKPVQSLDLKERNDFSTTQKAVEVDSIVLTCPEIPDEQTLNIKRRVQQKRKPLEDCCSFPSQVKAAEPLRPTVYHSVCVKCNKPSEDGNKCQNCGNGVALLPCQQATLSSPTPRPPIRSQPSPGPNSLQQNFYKPVTTMRAPRGETLPVRIVSTRGTLPPLNNVRSPLLAGTSSCCGARNPPKGKRTTAQQHELNDPIVLSSDDEEEEADNASTGSVNRLDSVSPRPADSAHSSPAPSGGRVEAAVKSAGEQQQEELNTEFFEDVSMKITLPRRARMKDQFGNQPPEQFSPRTKKPKFMSSKCDSIILECRSVRVGTVRRMVTKPVIFSIDHIQLETEGPEQNTVEKVCLQSSELISCEWCSVRKLPVLFFQTTPEECVRLRTQLNMSKEAGGQWYDCAGDQSDEKYIVLIFENGLAMKEQMILEDILGEIGRNNNLIHFPAKLPFEEANIRLVNYNKATKQKEQKEKPIQAPPKITHVSPVTKVAPVNKVSQVTQVSPVAMPVRTRMATRQQTSSYFEDEDEDMTDLQPTFSGPIIKLMVYPPPPAKGGISVTNEDLHCLNDGEFLNDVIIDFYLKYLVLEKLKKEDAQRIHVFSSFFYKRLNQRERRNVPDTTNLPIQKRKHNRVKTWTRHVDLFQKDFIFVPINESAHWYLAVICFPGLKGPVYEQNPLCQDPFPASTSASDPSSEENIPDHCRPLSPDRDGLDSSSEDPSPGVPEVSAEVQTDLDPAKENAAFTEAGQDPANISRVSGNGQGDEKQYTSELHRISVCYSSGKGDDDTFTFSDDQSSGQDDCSEDGTLAEDSLSSDAAAAAALASKQNLCKQPCILIMDSLRGPARSTVVKTLREYLEVEWEVRKGTQQSFGKDVMKGSSPRVPQQDNFSDCGVYILQYVESFFENPIPSFHLPVNLSDWFPQQRMKTKREEIKELILKIQEQQEMDKKESDRVEAPPSSPEEPEIEETSGSTGRPPNLPISP; translated from the exons TCTCCCACTCCTAGGCACTTCACTTCCTCCGATCCCCTGAGAACGTATGAAAACCGGCCAAATAACCACATGAGGCCTCTGAGCAAGCTGGCACCCAAACGGCTCAG CGAGGTCCCTCTCACAGTAGCAACGTCGTCCCCCATCCCCAACAGAACCAACTATTTCATCATCAGTCCGGCACCTTCACAAGGACTCGTGTTACAAGGGCGACACTTTCAGCACGCACAGATGCCCTCTGCAATAAGGAAACCAGTccaaag CCTCGATCTGAAGGAAAG AAATGATTTCTCCACCACACAGAAAGCTGTAGAAGTGGACAGCATCGTCCTCACCTGTCCAGAGATTCCAG ATGAGCAGACCCTGAACATAAAGCGTCGCGTCCAGCAGAAGAGGAAACCGCTAGAGGACTGCTGTAGTTTCCCGTCGCAGGTCAAAGCCGCTGAG CCTCTCCGGCCGACGGTCTACCACTCGGTGTGCGTCAAGTGCAACAAGCCGAGCGAGGACGGCAACAAGTGTCAGAACTGTGGGAACGGCGTGGCGTTGCTGCCCTGTCAGCAGGCCACGCTCTCGTCCCCGACCCCCAGACCCCCAATCCGATCCCAGCCCTCCCCCGGACCAAACAGCCTGCAACAGAACTTCTACAAACCGGTCACGACCATGAGGGCGCCCCGCGGGGAGACTCTGCCGGTACGGATCGTGAGCACCAGAGGAACCCTGCCACCTCTAAACAACGTCAGGTCCCCCTTGTTAGCCGGGACGTCGAGCTGCTGCGGAGCCAGAAACCCGCCGAAAGGGAAGAGGACGACGGCCCAGCAGCACGAGCTCAACGACCCCA tTGTCCTGTCCAGTgacgacgaggaggaagaggctgaCAACGCCAGCACGGGAAGCGTCAACCGGCTGGACAGTGTTTCCCCGCGACCCGCAGACTCCGCTCACTCCTCGCCGGCGCCCTCCGGAGGCCGAGTGGAGGCTGCGGTGAAGAGTGccggagagcagcagcaggaggagctgaacACCGAATTCTTTGAAGACGTCAGCATGAAGATCACGTTACCGCGGAGAGCCCGGATGAAGGATCAG TTTGGAAATCAACCTCCTGAGCAGTTTTCACCGAGGACAAAGAAACCCAAGTTCATGTCTAGTAAGTGTGACAGCATCATCCTGGAGTGTCGGAGCGTCAGAGTGGGAACTGTTCGCAGGATGGTGACGAAGCCCGTCATC TTTTCCATTGATCACATCCAGCTGGAGACAGAAG GTCCGGAGCAGAACACCGTCGAGAAGGTTTGTCTTCAGTCGTCGGAGCTGATCAGCTGCGAGTGGTGCAGCGTCCGGAAACTTCCGGTCTTGTTCTTCCAGACGACTCCGGAGGAGTGCGTCCGCCTTCGAACGCAGCTCAACATGTCCAAAGAGGCGGGAGGCCAGTGGTACGACTGTGCCGGGGACC AGTCGGATGAGAAGTACATCGTGTTGATCTTCGAGAACGGGCTGGCGATGAAGGAGCAGATGATCCTGGAGGACATTCTGGGCGAGATCGGCAGGAACAACAACCTCATCCACTTCCCCGCCAAGCTGCCCTTCGAGGAGGCCAACATCCGCCTGGTCAACTACAACAAGGCCACGAAACAGAAGGAGCAGAAG gagaaaCCGATACAAGCGCCTCCCAAAATCACCCACGTCTCCCCGGTTACCAAGGTCGCCCCGGTCAACAAGGTCTCTCAGGTCACGCAGGTCTCCCCGGTCGCCATGCCCGTTCGCACACGGATGGCCACCCGCCAGCAGACCAGCTCCTACTTtgaggatgaagacgaggacATGACCGACCTCCAGCCCACCTTCTCCGGACCAATCATCAA ATTAATGGTgtaccctcctcctccagccaaAGGTGGCATATCGGTCACCAACGAAGACCTCCACTGCCTTAATGATGGAGAATTCCTTAACGATGTTATCAtagacttttatttaaa ATATTTAGTTTTAGAGAAATTGAAAAAAGAAGATGCACAAAGAATCCACGTCTTCAGTTCCTTCTTCTACAAGAGACTAAACCAGAGAGAGCGGAGGAACGTCCCAGACACAACAAACCTGCC aatCCAGAAAAGGAAGCACAACAGGGTCAAGACGTGGACTCGGCACGTGGATCTGTTCCAGAAGGACTTCATTTTTGTTCCCATCAACGAGTC GGCTCACTGGTACTTGGCCGTCATCTGCTTCCCGGGCCTCAAGGGTCCGGTGTACGAGCAGAACCCGCTGTGCCAAGACCCGTTTCCAGCCTCCACCTCGGCTTCAGATCCCTCATCGGAGGAGAACATCCCGGACCACTGTCGTCCTCTGTCCCCGGACAGAGATGGGCTCGACAGCTCTTCGGAAGATCCGTCCCCCGGCGTCCCCGAGGTGTCTGCAGAGGTTCAGACTGATCTGGACCCCGCCAAGGAGAACGCAGCCTTCACTGAGGCAGGTCAAGATCCTGCAAACATCTCGAGAGTGTCCGGCAACGGCCAGGGCGATGAGAAGCAGTACACAA gcgAGTTGCACAGAATCAGCGTCTGCTACAGTTCAGGAAAAGGAGACGACGACACCTTCACCTTCTCCGACGACCAAAGCTCCGGTCAG GATGACTGCAGTGAGGACGGGACTCTGGCTGAAGACTCGCTCAGCtctgacgctgctgctgctgctgctttggccTCCAAACAAAACCTCTGCAAACA GCCTTGTATCCTCATCATGGACTCCCTGAGAGGTCCGGCCAGGTCGACTGTGGTGAAGACTCTGAGAGA GTACCTGGAGGTGGAGTGGGAGGTGCGTAAAGGGACTCAGCAGAGTTTTGGGAAGGATGTGATGAAGGGCTCGAGCCCACGCGTGCCTCAGCAGGATAACTTCAGCGACTGTGGAGTTTACATCCTGCAGTATGTGGAGAGCTTCTTCGAG AATCCCATCCCCAGTTTCCACCTGCCCGTCAACCTGTCCGACTGGTTTCCGCAGCAACGGATGAAGACGAAGCGCGAGGAGATCAAGGAGCTCATCCTGAAGATCCAGGAGCAACAAGAAATGGACAAGAAGGAGTCCGACCGGGTCGAGGCTCCGCCCAGCTCTCCTGAAGAGCCCGAGATTGAAGAGACTTCTGGGTCGACGGGCCGGCCGCCAAACCTACCCATCAGCCCCTGA